The sequence AATAATGGTACGAAGATAACATCTTAGGAGTTAGGACTCTAAATAAGAATGAATTCAGACTTATTTTGATCAATCTCAAACCTGAAACATTCTTCTTTTTCTCCCTCAAAATAGACCCATCAGCCATCATCACCAGAATTCTCATTATCCAATTTTACATGAAAATCTCTTCCAGCTGAGAAGTTTCATTAGTGAAGAAAAAGCTCCACGTGAAGGTCCAGGCTTCTGAGATCACGTTGGTTTTCCATTTTCGCCTTTTAAAAGAATTTGGATTCCCTTTTCAGCGCTTTTGTAGCTGAATTCAGCTGCACAATTTGACAGTACAAGCCACAGCTTGTGCCCAATATTTGAGCCTGGCTTTAACATCTTCTGGATGATCACCTAGACaaggaaacaaaaaaaaagggtCAGGACTTCTGATAATCACAACAAGTAAACCATTCCATGTTTTGATCTATACATATGAAAACATTGATGAAGATCCTAGAACCAAAATTCTAATCAATTTTACAGCCAAACAAGTCACAagacaagaaaaagaaaaatgttgaAATGAGAAAGGCGTTGATCTGAGTGACTCACCAGGACTAGAGATCTTCCAATTAGCGATCGGACTCGAGACCGAAGAGCACGAATCCGAAGCCGCCGACACAGAATTGTCAGGCGATTTCTGTTGCTCGTCCATGTATTTCTGGCTCATTGAATAGCAGAGCTCGAGAGCTGGCAAAGTATTACAGAGCTCAGGAATCTCCTCGTAGCTGAACCCAAATCCCAGATCCAAACACCCTTTCAACTCATCAAGGTCATCGTCCGTCAAGCTCTTGGCCCTCTTCAGATTATCCTCGTCCGCCGCCTCCACATACCCTTCAAGCAAAACCTGATTTTTCTTCttgcttttctttctttcattctTCAACCCACCCCATTCCTCGTCGTCATCATGCCCAGACCAAGAACTAGACCCAGAACTCGTCGtcctccatagctgctgctttgcTAAGCTTTTCTCATCTGGGGTCTGCTCAAAACTGCCATTAGAGGAAACCCAAACATCAGATTGACACGGTGATCCTTCCATTTCTCTCTCCACAATTTTCTCCCActattgttttaatatagagtaGTGTTTGTGAGAGAGCTAGAGAGGTGGTTTATAAAGCTCTGTATGCAAAGAGGAGAAATGGCTAGTGGCTACGCAATTTTCTTTTcctcatttattaattattaataaaaaaattaatattattatgctaTGGATATGCTATTgctatgtatgtatgtatgtatgtatgtatgcatGGATGTGTAGGTATGTATGTGGATTATGGGGATTGGGTGAGGTGGCAGAAACAGCTGTAAGTGATTTGACAGGATTGAAAGGTGGTGGGGACACGTGGTCGCATTTGACACAGTTGATAGATGCAATGGTTATTGGTGGGTAAGAATGTGGACCCCACCATGTTGCTCGACTTCCGTGATAGCTGTAAGCTGATTTGTTTGTTTGTATGTGTGTTGGATAGAGCAAGGCATGTGATGTGAGAAAGAGTCTTTTTAATCTTAATGCATGAAATGGAAATGTAGGTTAttacccaaaattaattaaatatataaatagatgGTGCAACAA is a genomic window of Cannabis sativa cultivar Pink pepper isolate KNU-18-1 chromosome 9, ASM2916894v1, whole genome shotgun sequence containing:
- the LOC115722248 gene encoding uncharacterized protein LOC115722248, whose amino-acid sequence is MEGSPCQSDVWVSSNGSFEQTPDEKSLAKQQLWRTTSSGSSSWSGHDDDEEWGGLKNERKKSKKKNQVLLEGYVEAADEDNLKRAKSLTDDDLDELKGCLDLGFGFSYEEIPELCNTLPALELCYSMSQKYMDEQQKSPDNSVSAASDSCSSVSSPIANWKISSPGDHPEDVKARLKYWAQAVACTVKLCS